GCCGGCCGTGGTGGGCAGGCCGAGGGTGACCAGCAGGTGGTCGGTGCCGTCGGGCTCCAGGCTGGCCGCGCCGGTGATCGGGCGGCTGCTGACGACCCGGCCGGTGCTGATCGCGGTCTGCGTGCCGGTGCAGGTGTAGGTGGGGCCGGCGGCCTCGGTCCACGGGACGGTGCAGGAGGCCAGGGCCAGCTGCAGGCCGTCGACCGCGTCGGTGGTGAGGACGCTGCCGGAGGTGGCGGTGGTGTCGAGGGTGACCGAGGACAGCGCGCTGGTGCCGTCGTTGGTCAGGGTGACCGGGCGGGACAGGGTGTCCCCGGGCACCAGGTCGGTCACCGTCGCCGGGATGGGGGTGGCCGGCTGGGCGAGGTCGATGGAGACCGTGCCGGAGGTCAGCTCGGTGGAGACCGGGGTGGTGGTGTCGGTGAAGGTGCCGAAGGTACCCAGGCCGGCGACGGCGGTGGCGGTGCCGATCACGGCCAGGGAACCCAGGACCTTGTGGGTGGTGGCGGTGCGGGTGCTGCGCATCGGGTGTCTCCTGCCTCGGGCCGGGTCGGGCGATCCGGCGACAGGGACGACTGTGCGGGGCCGACCGCAGGGCACCCGCCCCGTTCCCGCAAGGGATCCGCAAGATGAAGGACCCCCGTGCCCCCCACCGCTCGCGAGCTCGCGGCGGGCCCCTGCACGGGGGCCGCCGAGCGAGCCTCCGGACGGGGCGGGCGGCGGGCCCGGGTGCGGCTAGCGGGGCAGGGTGAGAGTGAAGGTGGTGCCCTCGCCCTCGACGCTGGCGACCTCAAGGGCGCCGTCGTGCGCGGTGGCGATCGCGCGGGTGATGGCCAGGCCCAGCCCGACACCGGGCACCGCGTGCCGCCGCGCGGTCGAGGCGCGGAAGAAGCGGGCGAACAGCTTCCCCTGCTCCCCGGTGGGGATCCCGACGCCGGTGTCGCTGACGGCCAGGCGGGCCGCGGGGACCGCGCCGTCCTGTGGTGCGTCGACGACCGCGCCGTCCGGCGTGCGCCAGGCCGCGTGCAGCGCCAGGGTGACCCGGCCGCCGGCCGGGGTGAACTTCACCGCGTTGGAGACCAGGTTGTCGCACGCCTGCCCGAGCCGGACGGCGTCACCGGGCACCCGCAGGCCCTCGTCCGGCAGGTCGAGCACGATCTCCACGCCGGCGGCCCGTGCGGTCACCCGGGCGGTCTCCTCGGCGGCGCGCACGACGGCGACCAGGTCGACGTCCCCGGGCTGCAGGGTGAACCGGCCGGCGTCCACCTGCGCGGTGAACAGCAGGTCGCCGACCAGGCGCAGCAGGCGCTGGGCGTTGCGCTCGACGGTGCCCAGGTACCCGCGGACCTCCCCGCCCAGCTCCGGGTCGTCGAGGACCAGTTCCAGGTAGCCGAGGATGGAGGTCAGGGGCGTCCGCAGCTCGTGGCTGATCAGGCTCACGAACTGGTCCTTCATCCGCTCGGTGGCCCGCGCCTCGGTCATGTCGGTGCCGACGAAGTTCCAGCCGGCGTGCACGCCGCGGTCGTCGGTGCGGGGGGTGACCGCGACGGAGACGGTGAGCTCCTCGCCGTCCGCGGCGACGTAGGTCCAGTCCCGGACGTCGCTGCCCTGCTCCTGCGCCACCCGCACCAGGGCCGCCAGCCCTCCGCCGGCCTCGGCCAGCTCCTCGGGCAGGTGGAACTCGGTGATCGACCGCCGGCGGACGACGTCGGCGCGGGGCAGGCCCAGCATCCGCTCGGCCCCCGGGTTCCAGACGCGCACGATCCCGTCCACGTCGGTGCCGATGATCGACTGCTCGGTGACCGCGTCGATGACGCTGGTCATCGTCTGCGCCCGGGCGGTCAGCATGCGGGTGGCGACCTCGAGCTCCTCGTCGCGGTGCTGCATCTGCGCCAGCAGCGCGGCGTTCACCGCCCGCAGCCGGGCGAGCTCCTCCTCCACCGCGGTGCCGACGGCGGTCACGCGCTCACCCCGGCCGTCAGCTCGCGCACCCGGGTGACCAGCCCGGCGACGGAGAACGGCTTGGCCAGGTGCGCGTCCGCCCCGGCGGCCAGGCCGCGGGCGACGTCGTCGGGGGAGGCGCCGGCCGACAGCAGCAGCACGGGGATGCCCGCGGTGGCCGCGTCACCGCGCAGGGCGGCGCAGACCTCCAGCCCGGTCGCCCCGGGCATGGAGACGTCCAGGACGGCCAGGTCGGGCGGGTCGGTGCGCGCGGCGGCCAGCGCCTGGGTCCCGTCGGCCACCTCGGCGGCCACGGTGCACCCGGCGCGGCGGACGGCGAGCACCA
This window of the Geodermatophilus sp. DSM 44513 genome carries:
- a CDS encoding response regulator transcription factor encodes the protein MPTAPARVLVADDEDDIRALVVLAVRRAGCTVAAEVADGTQALAAARTDPPDLAVLDVSMPGATGLEVCAALRGDAATAGIPVLLLSAGASPDDVARGLAAGADAHLAKPFSVAGLVTRVRELTAGVSA
- a CDS encoding ATP-binding protein, whose product is MTAVGTAVEEELARLRAVNAALLAQMQHRDEELEVATRMLTARAQTMTSVIDAVTEQSIIGTDVDGIVRVWNPGAERMLGLPRADVVRRRSITEFHLPEELAEAGGGLAALVRVAQEQGSDVRDWTYVAADGEELTVSVAVTPRTDDRGVHAGWNFVGTDMTEARATERMKDQFVSLISHELRTPLTSILGYLELVLDDPELGGEVRGYLGTVERNAQRLLRLVGDLLFTAQVDAGRFTLQPGDVDLVAVVRAAEETARVTARAAGVEIVLDLPDEGLRVPGDAVRLGQACDNLVSNAVKFTPAGGRVTLALHAAWRTPDGAVVDAPQDGAVPAARLAVSDTGVGIPTGEQGKLFARFFRASTARRHAVPGVGLGLAITRAIATAHDGALEVASVEGEGTTFTLTLPR
- a CDS encoding TasA family protein → MRSTRTATTHKVLGSLAVIGTATAVAGLGTFGTFTDTTTPVSTELTSGTVSIDLAQPATPIPATVTDLVPGDTLSRPVTLTNDGTSALSSVTLDTTATSGSVLTTDAVDGLQLALASCTVPWTEAAGPTYTCTGTQTAISTGRVVSSRPITGAASLEPDGTDHLLVTLGLPTTAGNAFQDKSATLSLTFTAVQRAATTR